The following coding sequences lie in one Phragmites australis chromosome 8, lpPhrAust1.1, whole genome shotgun sequence genomic window:
- the LOC133927843 gene encoding AT-hook motif nuclear-localized protein 24-like yields the protein MDPVAAAAQGGGHHFAPPALFHPFGHLPGQHPAFQHFQEQHQQLMSGGGLPAKEEFVDDSNAINSAGSNGSGEGGGSEQHAGAGLGGRQGQAAGEEQPQMVMRRPRGRPAGSKNKPKPPVIITRDSASALRAQVLEIAAGCDVVDSVAGFARRRQVGVCVLSGAGAVANVSIRQPSAGPGAVVNLAGRFEILSLCGSFLPPPAPPSATGLTVYLSGGQGQIVGGTVAGALVASGPVVIVAACFGNAAYERLPLDDDEPHHPQPQGLGGQSSPPPPLPLAAHPHQQPSLADQLPHNLMNGLQLPGNAYGWAGPGSGAGRVAPY from the coding sequence ATGGATCCCGTGGCGGCGGCAGCGCAAGGCGGCGGGCACCACTTCGCGCCGCCGGCGCTGTTCCACCCGTTCGGTCACTTACCGGGGCAGCACCCGGCGTTCCAGCATTTCCAGGAGCAGCACCAGCAGCTGATGAGCGGAGGAGGCCTGCCGGCGAAGGAGGAGTTCGTTGACGACAGCAACGCCATCAACAGCGCGGGGAGCAACGGCAGCGGCGAGGGCGGAGGCTCGGAGCAGCATGCCGGAGCGGGACTGGGAGGACGGCAGGggcaggcggcgggggaggagCAGCCGCAGATGGTGATGCGGCGGCCCAGGGGTCGCCCGGCGGGGTCCAAGAACAAGCCCAAGCCGCCGGTGATCATCACGCGGGACAGCGCGAGCGCGCTGCGCGCGCAAGTCCTCGAGATCGCCGCGGGCTGCGACGTCGTCGACAGCGTCGCGGGGTTCGCGCGCAGGCGCCAGGTCGGCGTCTGCGTGCtcagcggcgccggcgccgtcgccAACGTCTCCATCCGGCAGCCCAGCGCGGGCCCCGGCGCCGTCGTCAACCTCGCCGGCCGCTTCGAGATCCTCTCGCTCTGTGGCtccttcctcccgccgccggcccctcCGTCCGCCACCGGACTCACGGTCTACCTATCCGGTGGCCAGGGCCAAATCGTCGGCGGCACGGTCGCCGGCGCGCTCGTTGCCTCCGGGCCCGTCGTCATAGTGGCCGCCTGCTTCGGCAACGCCGCCTACGAGCGCCTCCCgctcgacgacgacgagccGCACCATCCACAGCCGCAGGGCCTGGGCGGGCAGTCCTCCCCGCCTCCACCACTGCCATTGGCGGCACACCCTCACCAGCAGCCATCTCTCGCTGACCAGCTCCCCCACAACCTCATGAACGGCCTCCAGCTCCCCGGCAACGCGTACGGGTGGGCCGGCCCCGGCAGCGGCGCCGGCCGCGTGGCGCCGTACTGA
- the LOC133926190 gene encoding kinesin-like protein KIN-UB isoform X1 gives MSHMVSGVRNGGGGVGSRMSAKLDRHSTGATPKSAAGKPRLSSGTAGAYRRTSSGPLPAAGGRASSESGAVCSRVRVAVRLRPRNAEELAADADFGDCVELQPELKRLKLRKNNWESETYQFDEVLTEFSSQKRVYEVVAKPVVESVLEGYNGTVMAYGQTGTGKTFTLGRLGGEDTAARGIMVRAMEDILADITPETDSVSVSYLQLYMEMIQDLLDPVNDNIAIVEDPRTGDVSLPGATIVEVRDQKSFVDLLRVGEAHRIAANTKLNTESSRSHAILMVNVRRAVKGRNEMDISMSGENGHSSSMMGSFRPPIVRKSKLVVVDLAGSERIDKSGSEGHTLEEAKSINLSLSALGKCINALAENSPHVPVRDSKLTRLLKDSFGGTARTSLVVTIGPSPRHRGETTSTIMFGQRAMKVENMVKLKEEFDYKSLCRRLDVELNKLIAENERQQKYFDDEVERIRAEAQYRIAEAERECKIALENEKMKYHQEYLDSIEILEEKWKVHQQSPKKQIKEAEPTSNDVNLLQNEKMQHQSAEHEANDLKNQVSHWKKLEATATAEVVKLRKMLDTEASEKEKLEEEIGVLRSQLLQMSMEADETRSLERGDGPEKIFPGLDSLVSQTRGSQPREQSNGPKQPIAKLFEQVGLQKILSLLESEEPDVRVHAVKVVANLAAEEANQEKIVEAGGLTSLLMLLRSSEDETIRRVAAGAIANLAMNETNQDLIMAQGGVTLLSMTALDAEDPQTLRMVAGAIANLCGNDKLQTRLRGEGGIKALLGMVRCGHPDVLAQVARGIANFAKCESRAATQGNKVGKSLLIHDGALPWIVKNANNEAAPIRRHIELALCHLAQHEVNAKDIINEGALWELVRISRNCSREDIRMLAYRTVTSSPTLEAERRALRIEL, from the exons ATGTCCCATATGGTGAGCGGGGTGAGGAATGGGGGCGGCGGGGTAGGGTCCAGGATGAGCGCGAAGCTGGACCGGCATAGCACCGGCGCGACGCCCAAGTCGGCGGCGGGGAAGCCGCGCCTCTCCTCGGGGACCGCGGGCGCGTACCGGCGGACGAGCTCCGGCCCGCTGCCCGCGGCGGGCGGACGCGCGTCGTCGGAATCTGGAG CAGTTTGTAGTAGAGTAAGAGTTGCTGTAAGGCTCAGGCCCAGGAATGCAGAAGAGTTGGCGGCAGATGCGGATTTCGGTGATTGTGTTGAACTTCAGCCAGAG CTCAAAAGGTTAAAGCTTCGCAAAAACAATTGGGAGTCAGAAACATATCAATTCGATGAAGTGCTCACAGAGTTTTCTTCACAAAAGCGAGTGTATGAAGTTGTTGCGAAACCAGTTGTGGAG AGTGTTCTGGAGGGATATAATGGAACAGTTATGGCATATGGGCAGACTGGTACTGGGAAGACTTTTACACTGGGAAGACTTGGTGGAGAAGATACTGCTGCTCGGGGAATCATGGTTCGTGCAATGGAGGATATTCTAGCAGATATAACACCTGAGACTGATTCTGTGTCAGTATCATATTTACAG TTGTACATGGAAATGATACAAGACCTACTTGATCCCGTAAATGACAATATAGCCATTGTAGAAGACCCAAGGACTGGAGATGTTTCATTGCCTGGAGCCACAATAGTTGAAGTTAGAGATCAAAAGAGCTTTGTGGACCTTCTAAGGGTTGGTGAGGCCCATCGCATTGCTGCAAACACAAAGTTAAACACAGAGTCATCTCGTAGTCACGCGATCCTCATG GTAAATGTCAGAAGGGCTGTAAAAGGTAGGAATGAAATGGATATCAGCATGTCTGGTGAAAATGGGCATTCATCTTCCATGATGGGGTCTTTCCGACCACCTATTGTTAGGAAAAGTAAGCTTGTAGTTGTTGACTTGGCTGGATCAGAGCGAATAGACAAGTCAG GAAGTGAGGGTCATACATTAGAAGAGGCAAAGTCTATCAACTTGTCCTTAAGTGCACTTGGGAAGTGCATCAATGCACTTGCTGAAAACAGTCCTCATGTACCTGTTCGTGATTCAAAGCTTACGAGATTGCTTAAAGATTCATTTGGAG GCACTGCAAGAACATCGTTGGTTGTGACAATTGGTCCATCTCCAAGACACCGGGGAGAAACTACAAGTACAATAATGTTTGGACAAAGA GCAATGAAAGTTGAGAATATGGTGAAATTGAAGGAAGAGTTTGATTACAAAAGCTTATGTAGGAGACTTGATGTTGAATTGAATAAGTTAATCGCAGAAAATGAAAGGCAACAGAAATATTTTGATGATGAAGTTGAGAGAATAAGAGCAGAAGCTCAATATCGCATTGCTGAGGCTGAAAGAGAGTGCAAAATTGCTCTAGAG AATGAGAAAATGAAGTACCACCAGGAATACTTGGACTCAATAGAAATACTGGAGGAGAAGTGGAAAGTACATCAACAATCGCCCAAGAAACAG ATTAAAGAGGCCGAGCCTACATCAAATGACGTAAACTTACTGCAGAATGAGAAAATGCAACATCAATCTGCCGAACATGAGGCCAATGACCTTAAAAATCAAGTATCACACTGGAAAAAGCTGGAG GCTACAGCTACAGCTGAGGTAGTAAAACTCCGGAAAATGCTAGACACTGAAGCTAGTGAGAAAGAGAAACTTGAAGAAGAAATAGGTGTTTTGAGAAGTCAGTTATTACAGATGAGTATGGAAGCTGATGAG ACAAGGAGTCTTGAAAGAGGAGATGGGCCAGAGAAAATATTTCCTGGTTTAGATTCTTTGGTGTCTCAGACTCGAGGTTCACAACCCAGAGAGCAGAGCAATGGACCTAAGCAACCAATTGCTAAACTCTTCGAACAAG TTGGGTTACAGAAGATATTGTCATTGCTTGAATCTGAAGAACCCGATGTTCGTGTTCATGCAGTGAAAGTTGTCGCAAATCTGGCAGCTGAAG AGGCAAATCAGGAAAAGATTGTAGAAGCAGGTGGCCTTACTTCCCTCCTTATGCTGCTTAGGAGCTCTGAGGATGAGACAATTCGTAGAGTAGCAGCTGGAGCAATCGCTAATCTTGCAATGAATG AAACAAATCAGGATCTTATCATGGCTCAAGGAGGTGTAACCTTGTTGTCAATGACAGCACTGGATGCCGAGGACCCACAAACTCTAAGAATGGTGGCTGGAGCTATTGCTAACCTTTGTGGCAATG ACAAACTGCAAACACGGTTGAGGGGAGAAGGTGGAATTAAAGCATTGCTTGGAATGGTTAGGTGCGGGCACCCAGATGTCCTTGCTCAAGTTGCACGTGGCAttgcaaattttgcaaaatGTGAATCCAGAGCAGCTACTCAAG GAAATAAGGTGGGGAAATCGTTATTAATCCATGACGGAGCACTTCCTTGGATTGTAAAAAATGCCAATAATGAAGCTGCTCCAATTAGGCGTCACATTGAGCTTGCACTATGCCATTTGGCACAACATg AAGTAAATGCAAAGGACATTATCAATGAAGGTGCGCTATGGGAACTTGTCCGGATTTCAAGGAACTGTTCTCGAGAAGATATAAGGATGTTAGCATACCGAACAGTGACATCCAGCCCCACTCTTGAAGCAGAGAGGAGAGCATTGCGAATAGAACTTTGA
- the LOC133926190 gene encoding kinesin-like protein KIN-UB isoform X2, with protein sequence MSHMVSGVRNGGGGVGSRMSAKLDRHSTGATPKSAAGKPRLSSGTAGAYRRTSSGPLPAAGGRASSESGVCSRVRVAVRLRPRNAEELAADADFGDCVELQPELKRLKLRKNNWESETYQFDEVLTEFSSQKRVYEVVAKPVVESVLEGYNGTVMAYGQTGTGKTFTLGRLGGEDTAARGIMVRAMEDILADITPETDSVSVSYLQLYMEMIQDLLDPVNDNIAIVEDPRTGDVSLPGATIVEVRDQKSFVDLLRVGEAHRIAANTKLNTESSRSHAILMVNVRRAVKGRNEMDISMSGENGHSSSMMGSFRPPIVRKSKLVVVDLAGSERIDKSGSEGHTLEEAKSINLSLSALGKCINALAENSPHVPVRDSKLTRLLKDSFGGTARTSLVVTIGPSPRHRGETTSTIMFGQRAMKVENMVKLKEEFDYKSLCRRLDVELNKLIAENERQQKYFDDEVERIRAEAQYRIAEAERECKIALENEKMKYHQEYLDSIEILEEKWKVHQQSPKKQIKEAEPTSNDVNLLQNEKMQHQSAEHEANDLKNQVSHWKKLEATATAEVVKLRKMLDTEASEKEKLEEEIGVLRSQLLQMSMEADETRSLERGDGPEKIFPGLDSLVSQTRGSQPREQSNGPKQPIAKLFEQVGLQKILSLLESEEPDVRVHAVKVVANLAAEEANQEKIVEAGGLTSLLMLLRSSEDETIRRVAAGAIANLAMNETNQDLIMAQGGVTLLSMTALDAEDPQTLRMVAGAIANLCGNDKLQTRLRGEGGIKALLGMVRCGHPDVLAQVARGIANFAKCESRAATQGNKVGKSLLIHDGALPWIVKNANNEAAPIRRHIELALCHLAQHEVNAKDIINEGALWELVRISRNCSREDIRMLAYRTVTSSPTLEAERRALRIEL encoded by the exons ATGTCCCATATGGTGAGCGGGGTGAGGAATGGGGGCGGCGGGGTAGGGTCCAGGATGAGCGCGAAGCTGGACCGGCATAGCACCGGCGCGACGCCCAAGTCGGCGGCGGGGAAGCCGCGCCTCTCCTCGGGGACCGCGGGCGCGTACCGGCGGACGAGCTCCGGCCCGCTGCCCGCGGCGGGCGGACGCGCGTCGTCGGAATCTGGAG TTTGTAGTAGAGTAAGAGTTGCTGTAAGGCTCAGGCCCAGGAATGCAGAAGAGTTGGCGGCAGATGCGGATTTCGGTGATTGTGTTGAACTTCAGCCAGAG CTCAAAAGGTTAAAGCTTCGCAAAAACAATTGGGAGTCAGAAACATATCAATTCGATGAAGTGCTCACAGAGTTTTCTTCACAAAAGCGAGTGTATGAAGTTGTTGCGAAACCAGTTGTGGAG AGTGTTCTGGAGGGATATAATGGAACAGTTATGGCATATGGGCAGACTGGTACTGGGAAGACTTTTACACTGGGAAGACTTGGTGGAGAAGATACTGCTGCTCGGGGAATCATGGTTCGTGCAATGGAGGATATTCTAGCAGATATAACACCTGAGACTGATTCTGTGTCAGTATCATATTTACAG TTGTACATGGAAATGATACAAGACCTACTTGATCCCGTAAATGACAATATAGCCATTGTAGAAGACCCAAGGACTGGAGATGTTTCATTGCCTGGAGCCACAATAGTTGAAGTTAGAGATCAAAAGAGCTTTGTGGACCTTCTAAGGGTTGGTGAGGCCCATCGCATTGCTGCAAACACAAAGTTAAACACAGAGTCATCTCGTAGTCACGCGATCCTCATG GTAAATGTCAGAAGGGCTGTAAAAGGTAGGAATGAAATGGATATCAGCATGTCTGGTGAAAATGGGCATTCATCTTCCATGATGGGGTCTTTCCGACCACCTATTGTTAGGAAAAGTAAGCTTGTAGTTGTTGACTTGGCTGGATCAGAGCGAATAGACAAGTCAG GAAGTGAGGGTCATACATTAGAAGAGGCAAAGTCTATCAACTTGTCCTTAAGTGCACTTGGGAAGTGCATCAATGCACTTGCTGAAAACAGTCCTCATGTACCTGTTCGTGATTCAAAGCTTACGAGATTGCTTAAAGATTCATTTGGAG GCACTGCAAGAACATCGTTGGTTGTGACAATTGGTCCATCTCCAAGACACCGGGGAGAAACTACAAGTACAATAATGTTTGGACAAAGA GCAATGAAAGTTGAGAATATGGTGAAATTGAAGGAAGAGTTTGATTACAAAAGCTTATGTAGGAGACTTGATGTTGAATTGAATAAGTTAATCGCAGAAAATGAAAGGCAACAGAAATATTTTGATGATGAAGTTGAGAGAATAAGAGCAGAAGCTCAATATCGCATTGCTGAGGCTGAAAGAGAGTGCAAAATTGCTCTAGAG AATGAGAAAATGAAGTACCACCAGGAATACTTGGACTCAATAGAAATACTGGAGGAGAAGTGGAAAGTACATCAACAATCGCCCAAGAAACAG ATTAAAGAGGCCGAGCCTACATCAAATGACGTAAACTTACTGCAGAATGAGAAAATGCAACATCAATCTGCCGAACATGAGGCCAATGACCTTAAAAATCAAGTATCACACTGGAAAAAGCTGGAG GCTACAGCTACAGCTGAGGTAGTAAAACTCCGGAAAATGCTAGACACTGAAGCTAGTGAGAAAGAGAAACTTGAAGAAGAAATAGGTGTTTTGAGAAGTCAGTTATTACAGATGAGTATGGAAGCTGATGAG ACAAGGAGTCTTGAAAGAGGAGATGGGCCAGAGAAAATATTTCCTGGTTTAGATTCTTTGGTGTCTCAGACTCGAGGTTCACAACCCAGAGAGCAGAGCAATGGACCTAAGCAACCAATTGCTAAACTCTTCGAACAAG TTGGGTTACAGAAGATATTGTCATTGCTTGAATCTGAAGAACCCGATGTTCGTGTTCATGCAGTGAAAGTTGTCGCAAATCTGGCAGCTGAAG AGGCAAATCAGGAAAAGATTGTAGAAGCAGGTGGCCTTACTTCCCTCCTTATGCTGCTTAGGAGCTCTGAGGATGAGACAATTCGTAGAGTAGCAGCTGGAGCAATCGCTAATCTTGCAATGAATG AAACAAATCAGGATCTTATCATGGCTCAAGGAGGTGTAACCTTGTTGTCAATGACAGCACTGGATGCCGAGGACCCACAAACTCTAAGAATGGTGGCTGGAGCTATTGCTAACCTTTGTGGCAATG ACAAACTGCAAACACGGTTGAGGGGAGAAGGTGGAATTAAAGCATTGCTTGGAATGGTTAGGTGCGGGCACCCAGATGTCCTTGCTCAAGTTGCACGTGGCAttgcaaattttgcaaaatGTGAATCCAGAGCAGCTACTCAAG GAAATAAGGTGGGGAAATCGTTATTAATCCATGACGGAGCACTTCCTTGGATTGTAAAAAATGCCAATAATGAAGCTGCTCCAATTAGGCGTCACATTGAGCTTGCACTATGCCATTTGGCACAACATg AAGTAAATGCAAAGGACATTATCAATGAAGGTGCGCTATGGGAACTTGTCCGGATTTCAAGGAACTGTTCTCGAGAAGATATAAGGATGTTAGCATACCGAACAGTGACATCCAGCCCCACTCTTGAAGCAGAGAGGAGAGCATTGCGAATAGAACTTTGA